A genomic region of Lepeophtheirus salmonis unplaced genomic scaffold, UVic_Lsal_1.4 unplaced_contig_5220_pilon, whole genome shotgun sequence contains the following coding sequences:
- the LOC121131390 gene encoding coagulation factor IX-like — TCGIENKPLVDSKIIGGQEAARNQFPWLAVVFTHGECTGSILDENLIITAKQHCIDLNGVANVRVGVHSKYGSLKDEPHMQMRKSSHFNVSSNGDFALIKLDSPLQLNQYVRPVCLPTRANASNSFVGSKATITGWGVNNFDRANYAELYFAKNV, encoded by the coding sequence ATACTTGTGGTATTGAAAACAAACCTTTAGTGGATTCAAAAATCATTGGAGGACAGGAAGCAGCAAGGAATCAGTTTCCTTGGCTAGCTGTTGTATTTACCCATGGTGAGTGTACTGGTTCTATTTTGgatgaaaatttgattattactgCTAAGCAGCATTGTATTGATCTTAATGGTGTTGCCAATGTTCGTGTTGGGGTTCATAGCAAATATGGAAGTTTGAAAGATGAACCACATATGCAAATGCGAAAAAGTTCCCATTTTAACGTCTCGTCAAATGGAGACTTTGCTTTGATCAAATTGGACAGTCCTTTGCAATTAAATCAATATGTCCGACCAGTTTGCTTACCAACTCGTGCAAATGCTAGTAATTCCTTTGTTGGTTCAAAAGCGACCATAACAGGATGGGgtgttaataattttgatagagcAAATTATGctgaattatattttgctaaaaatgtttga